A single genomic interval of Electrophorus electricus isolate fEleEle1 chromosome 4, fEleEle1.pri, whole genome shotgun sequence harbors:
- the LOC118241238 gene encoding uncharacterized protein LOC118241238 — protein MATGMKSNVDEMLATSNIFSKSITFLLVVEKMEELCKGKEINWPEVYDQEKQTVKSDYLVGLFQQVSRDIQQEAECPIKSEALGICDKGISTLTELGKYAPEGKCDDAKTEELIKAIDELNVRAMAFYSKSKSFTNQPSFLTAPPKSSQQQIYDSANTDVVQMHLRQSHLRLQMAETQLKIANERNEKTMDNLDQKKKALAEIVSELKHYNLKEIDFNKRIVVLAKGLEIMGQVKEQWEKLVHFFQIISNIVKTTLSENLKHFKQTVEIAVENNYTYSMFVKDKIYTNALNASAYAYLVNMMSTTYTEVSVQYLMNNVSTLGRLMTMDPNSPQFLAEIDKLGKECESAQNGINSLAARNRKEFYNRCEERITQIKTILTAALAPLSEKDNLNLKKAIDAMKEPIQKVEEDKPATEMKAITEDDADQYA, from the coding sequence ATGGCCACTGGAATGAAGAGTAACGTGGATGAAATGTTGGCAACAAGTAACATATTTTCTAAATCTATAACATTTCTACTAGTGGTTGAGAAAATGGAAGAACTTTGCAAAGGTAAGGAAATAAATTGGCCTGAGGTGTATGATCAGGAGAAGCAAACGGTAAAGTCTGATTACTTGGTGGGACTATTTCAGCAAGTCAGCAGAGATATACAGCAAGAAGCTGAATGCCCGATTAAATCCGAGGCACTAGGCATCTGTGACAAGGGTATCTCCACTTTAACAGAGCTAGGTAAATATGCTCCAGAGGGGAAATGTGATGATGCCAAAACAGAGGAGCTTATTAAAGCCATTGACGAACTGAATGTAAGGGCCATGGCCTTTTATTCCAAAAGCAAGTCTTTTACAAATCAGCCATCTTTCTTGACAGCACCCCCCAAGTCAAGTCAACAGCAAATCTATGACTCAGCAAATACAGATGTGGTCCAGATGCACTTAAGACAATCTCATCTACGTCTACAAATGGCTGAAACCCAGCTAAAAATTGCAAATGAACGGAACGAGAAGACTATGGACAACTTGGATCAGAAGAAAAAAGCTCTTGCTGAAATTGTGAGTGAGCTGAAACATTATAATCTCAAGGAGATCGACTTCAACAAGAGAATTGTGGTGCTAGCGAAAGGCCTGGAAATCATGGGGCAGGTGAAAGAACAGTGGGAGAAACTGGTGCACTTCTTTCAGATCATTTCAAACATTGTTAAGACCACTCTTAGTGAAaatcttaaacattttaaacagactGTTGAAATAGCTGTAGAGAACAACTACACCTACAGCATGTTTGTCAAAGACAAAATCTACACTAATGCTCTGAATGCTTCTGCCTACGCCTATTTGGTTAACATGATGTCTACCACTTACACTGAGGTGTCTGTCCAGTACCTGATGAACAATGTCAGTACTCTGGGAAGACTGATGACCATGGATCCAAACTCACCTCAGTTCCTTGCAGAGATTGACAAGTTAGGGAAGGAATGCGAATCTGCCCAAAATGGTATCAACAGCCTTGCAGCAAGAAACAGGAAGGAGTTTTACAACAGATGCGAGGAAAGAATAACTCAAATCAAGACAATCCTTACCGCAGCACTGGCCCCACTGAGTGAAAAGGACAATCTCAATCTGAAGAAGGCAATAGATGCAATGAAGGAACCAATTCAGAAGGTGGAGGAAGACAAACCAGCAACTGAGATGAAGGCTATAACTGAGGATGATGCTGACCAATATGCATAA